Part of the Triticum urartu cultivar G1812 chromosome 2, Tu2.1, whole genome shotgun sequence genome, ATACGAGGGAGGGGATTTGTGCACGCAGGGGCGGGGCACACAGGTTGTGGGCCATGAGTCCGTGCCAAGATTTGAAAATCTATTTGTGTATATAGTGTTTTATCTTGTTTAATTTTTGATATATGTGCGTAATGCCATTGTATATTGAAGCGATGTTCCTACTCTTGTCGGTCACGTGGGGTAGCCTTGTTATTCTTTGCATCTCCTGAAGTACATCTGGAGTGTCAACAACCGGCAATGTATTCACGGGCCTGTTATGGAGGGTTTACGGAGTGCCTCCGACATAGCAATATTTTATTGGATTAAGAAGGGAGATTGGCCCCACACATCTGAAAATCAGGGAGGGCGGTGGAGAGATTTTATAGTAAACACCGTAACAGCCCCGTAATAGGCCAGTGTGTTTAGCATTTTTGGTCAACAACATTAGTGGACTTCTCTATCCGAAGATTTTTGTAAAAAAGCATGTTGTGCTTGTATATTTCTTGTCCATGCTGGCACGGTGCACCTCGCGGCTGGTGTTTGTTGGTGTTGCTCCGGCCTTGGCGGTGTCGGACCTGCATTCTCCGATGTCCAAGACTTGCCGGCGTCGGACCTGCATTCTCCGATGTCCAAGGCTTGCCGGCGTTCTCTGCCAGGCGGCTCCGGCTTTGGCAACCAGTCGTTGGGTTCCTTCCAGCTTGCTTGGTTTGCCGTTGACCCGATGCCTCCGACCACGACAGCTTGGATCTGCGTCCCTCTAGTCCTAGCTTGCTAGCATTTCCGGTCACCATCACCTCCCCACGCGGTGGTCCTTGCTTCGCTGCGGACCCTACCCTATACGCCTTAAAGCTTCCCTTTTTGCAAGAACCGATGCTCGTAGGTTCGCAGTGGTGCCACCCACCGATGGCAAGTGCAGCCCCACGGCCTCCCTTCGGTTTGGTTCCGGCCAATGTTGGTTTTCACGTCTTCAATACCATATTCGGCGGCTATGGGATTGCTTAGCCTTAGGCCATGGAGAAATCCCTGCTCAGCTTGCCGGTGCTGGCAATGGTGGCGCCTGCTGGTGTCATTTTTCCTTCTCGGAGGCACTGCCACGGCCATCGGTTGCGCCCGCCTTTGAGCtcaggggaaaccctaggtccGGTTGCTCCGGACCGGATGGCGAAGACGTTTCAGCGTCGTGTTGCTTCTTAAAGGCGCTATCTTGCTTGCTCGCGGTGTCCCCGGTGTTGGCTTTGGTGATGTTGGGACTAATCTGATTCGACTTTGTCGGTTTGTGTAACatcctcgatgcgactatatctcccacgtgtcgaggcacgacttagaggcataatcgcattgaaggcatatgtcgcaagtcaggcaatcatcacaaacatcccatgtaatatagataataaaaagggataacatagttggcttacactcgccacgtcaatcaagtacataaataacattacatcatccaaacactcatggcccgactacggcgccaaaataaaagattaaccaacatgcgacacggtcccgatcacccccaacagggcaccactactgatcatcaggaaaggaaacatagtaacgttgagagtcctcgtcgaactcccacttgagctcgagcgcgccATTTGGAGctgaatcatcaggccctgcatccggtgtaatagtaatctgtgagccacagggactcagcaatctcgcaccctcgcgatcaagactatttaagcttaacaggaatggcaaggtaaatatgtgaagctgcagcaagcgactagcatatatggtggctatcctattcgcaaaagagagcgagaagagaaggcaaagcgcgagcgagaaactagaggacaacctgcgcatacattactccaacatcgtgtccacttcccggactccgccaagaagaggccatcacggtaacacactcagttgattcattttaattaagttaaggttcaagttatctacaaccggatattaacaaattcccatctgcccataaccgcggacacggctttcgaaagttcaaatccctgcaggagagtcccaacttagcccatgacaagctctcacggtcaacaaaggaatagacctcctcccgagacgttccgatcagactcggtacctcggttcttcaagacatttcgGCAGGTTAAAactagaccagcaacaccgcccgaatgtgctgacaaatcccgataggagctgcacatatctcgttctcagggcacactcagatgaacactacgtacaactaaaacaaccctcgagttgcctcgaggtggcgctgcaagtggctctgtttggaccaacactcagaggagcactggccccgggggggggggggggttaaaaaaaATGACCCCCGGGccccggaaacccaagggaaaaaaaagctaggtggaaaatggtaaaaccaaggttgggcattactGGAAAAGCTTTAATAAAGACGAACTATCAacgggttcccattataacccaaccgcgtaaggaacgcaaaatccgggaacataacaccgatatgacggaaactagggcggcaagagtggaacaaaacactagacgagaggccgagccttccaccccttaaccaagtatatagattcatttaagataacatggcaatataatgatatcccaacaagtaaataaatgttccaacaaggaacagtctccaatcttcacctgaaactagcaacgctataagaggggctgagcaaagcggtaacatagccaatcaacggtttgctaggacatggtgggttaggggtttgacatggcaattgggaggcttgaaagcaagtggtaggcatcgtagcattggcatatcaaaagagcgagcaatctagcatagcaaagatagtagtgatttcggggtatgatcatcttgcctgcaaagctgtcagagttgactggatcctcgaaagcaaactcaacgggctcctcgttagcgaattcgtctcccgactctacccaaacaagacaaacaagcaacaagaacacaatcaaccacgtgcaaggatcaaacaagaggatgcaaacatggtatgctatgcgggatgcaatgcgggaggcatatgcaagatgtgacaggaaatgcacGAACCTGGCCTCAatttggaaatccaagtgtgccactggaaagatgagatgaaatcgcttgaaaacgatataaagaacgccagaatcggagttacggtttggaaatggcaagcgattcaaatatgacaccggtctgcgatttacagcaagtagccatctaaatgcaatgagatgaacatgctacagcacccaaacatggcaacaaaatacatggcagggatgcattcaagatgcttaacaaaagtctagcactgagctacggccaattcatccattaacaggttcaaacaagcatggcaaaaatgcatatggtaaacagatctcagacttagtgaaattaacacttgtctaaaatttcagaccaagtagcactcttcggagcaacaaaattacatgctacaggacctgaacatggcaaagtaaaatatggcatggagctactcaaaaagcttaacgaaagtcccttagtgaccttgagccaaaagggatcagaaaatatattaacaagcatgtgaacatagcaaaagcataatcagttttcagacttagtgaaaactggcacatgctgaaatataactcaagtaggcatgtttacgagctcgatgcactcactacggtgcaagtcatgacaagataagcatacatctatcaaggacacacaaaatgcaagcaagatatggcaagaacaataacatagcatgcacggatcaactacaacaacatcggcaaaattgcaaacaagttgacaatctgcccagattcacaaagtagcaaaagtagagctcgattgactgaagctaggtgctccataattgcaaacaaagacatggatggattgagcactacaagattaataaaacatccttactgatcatcctcaaaagaggcatggatcactaggaaacaatatgaacatatggcatcatgaactaaacagctcaaggacttagtgaaaatgctaattccctgaaaacagaattcgcaagtgcaccactttgcaagcttgcactaggcaccacacacatcacaaaaatacatgggttgcacctctggagagatggcaaaacccttaacaaaacatatgtagagcatcagggcatatcatgcacacaataatcatggcaaaaatgacaaatgtctaaatggagtagcagatctgacaattaactccagtagccctcttctaacagcatttcgggcatcaagatgacaTCAAATGAAattgatgcaatggaatgaaatgatgtactctctgagacgaacattttgatatgctatatgcatgaatcggagccacgaatgcaaagttatggcacgatgaacaggagcatTTGGATCTGGGAATTCGGGACTTAGACGAAAAAAACACCtccgagatctagggtttactgttcactcGCGCGATCCACTGTTCACCGGCGGCGGATCTGAAGCTCGCCGCTGTCGAGGGTCTTGCCGGAGGGAGGGGAGTTCGTCGGGGCCTTGGCCGGCCGGCAAGACGGCgacgatgcggcggcgaaggacggagaggcgcggggcggcgtgCGGTGGCCGGGCCGGGGAGCTCGGGTGACGGTGAGCTCGcgccggcgaggtctccggcgatgGCGCGGCGGGGCTGGAGGAGTGCGGCGACCGGctatggcggcggcgaggcgcgggcggcggggagcGGCTTCGGGCCCTCGGGAGCCCCGGCTGGGCTCGCGGGCCGCGGCGCGGGAGGACGGCGGCGGGACACGTGGCGGAGCGGGATTGGCCCGGGtgggcggcggacgtgtccgatctaggcggcggacatgtccgtgGGTGGCGGGGCGATTTAAGGTTTCGGGGGAGGAGGAGATCCGAGTTTCGGgggggggtctttaaataggcataggaggagctaagagagtccaaatgaggtgcggttttcagccacgcgatcgtgatcgaacgatctagatgatggagaaggcttaggtgggttttgggccaacttggaggggcgttgggctgcaacacacacgaggcctttccggtccatcggttaaccgttggagtatcaaacgaagtccaaatggcacgaaacttgacaggcggtctaccggtagtaaaccaaggccgcttggcaagtctcagtccaatccggaaatgtttaatccccacacacgaaagaaaggtagaattgaccaccggaggagaacgaagcgccggaatgcaaaacggacaacggggaaaatgatcGAATGCAAGAGgtgaacacatatgcaaatgcaatgcgcatgatgacatgatatgagatgcatgacaacgataacaacacacggagacaaagacccgaacccgagaaaataaaataacttaacgccgaaaatggcaagagttggagtacaaataggaaaagttacatccggggtgttaaaGTTTGGGCTTGGTTGGTTTAACTGTGTTGTTCCCTTCTTCGGGTCGAGCATCCCTTATCTATCTACTCTGGGCACCATGTTCACGTGTGCCTGCCATTACTCGCAGTGGATTTGCTGGCAAAACGGTGTTGTCCTGCCTGGACAGGCGAGGAGAGGGTGGCAATGGTAGTGGTGGTGGCGCTGGATTCAGAGGGTTTGCCGGCAAAGCCAACTTGTATCGGGTTGGCTCGTCGGGCAACCCAGGCAGCTGCAATGTCGGAGAACTCCTTCTTCTATTCGTCGGAGGCCATGGCGGGTGATGTACAAAGAGGGAGTGGAGAGAAGAGGTGAGGTGTGGTTCTTGCTTGGCGACTAGACATGTTTGTATAGCGGGCGGATGGGAGGAGCTAGTCGAAGAGGTGTTTAATGCTCGCCGGCacatgaacggacgtgtggcaCTCGGAGCGCCGAAGTACGTTCCTCGGGACACGCGTCAATTTAATGGAGGTAGATGAGCATAAGAATGTCATTTCAATGCGGAGAGAAGGCATCTACAGCAGGCGGCGCCCTCAACCAGCGAGCTGCTTCAATGCCGGCTCAGTGAGCGGTCGCGTCAGCTCTAGGCCaacatgaatgcgggcagctggcttCAAGAGGGAATGCACGTGGGAGCGAGAAAGAGGTTTTTGGTTGACCACGTTAGTTAGACGCGGGTCAGGTTAGTCAGACGCGGACACCCGCAAACCCCCCAATTTGTCTCCGGTTTGTAGAACGAAGTGCGGCTGGACTGCCAAACGGACCGATGCAGGACCGCGTGATAGAAACAGTTGTGGTTATTTGAGAGTcggtgttggagatgcccttatggCATATACTAAAAGTATCTACAGCCGGACTTGCCAAATTCGCCACCCTATAAGCCCGCGGACGCGCCCGGGCGCGTCCGCGGACAGTGATCGGGTAGTTCCTAAATCCGCGCCTCCACAACCATATATCTCATATCTGACACCCCATATCCATACAAAATCATGCAACATAGTACATAGATCACCAGACGGGCAAAATCAAAGAGAAACCGACTATAAACCGATAGCAAACGGGCATAAATTCACATATAAACATCACCAAAAGATCGATAATAGTTCACACAGTTCATGGTGTCCGACAAATGCGAACTAGATACTGGGAGGTAGATAGTACGAGCTAGATATGAGAGGGCGGAGCTTAGCCACTTCCTCGCCGGCCCTTTACCCTTTCGGTCGCTGGCACTGTTGTAGGCGGCCGCGGCTGGAGGTGGGTTGATGTCGGAGCCGGAGGAGTTGGGCCAGTAGTCGGAGGAGGAATCGGAGATGATGATGTAGCCCTTCAAGCGCTGGACAATCTGGTGATGCTTGCGCTTGAGCTTGGCCAGTCGCTGCCTCCGCCACCTCCCACTCGGACTGCTCAATACCGAGTCGAAACTGCTTGGCGTTGATCCTCCTGAGGCATCGGTGTCCGTCTCCGCCATGGTAAGCGACGGACGGTACACCCACTCCTATTCGGGCACCGGCATCACGCAGCGGCGGCAGGCCGACTGTGTAGCCGCGTCGGACGCGCCCCCCATCTTCCTTGCCCTCTGCCTCTCGCGTCGGGCGGCACTAGAACCCACCATGAAAGCGAAACACGTCCGGGCACAGTTCAAACAGTTGTGAGTTGTTTGACAGCCCACGTTGGAGATGGCCTTATGAACATATACTAAGCCAAGGAGCGAAAGCCATGTAGTTTCAGTACAGAAAACCATGTGTGGCCTCGCATGGCACAGGAACCACGTGCTCCATTTCGTTGTGCAACATATGCAAATCAATTGCTCAGGAACGAACTCGAACATGCCTGATTAATCCCAGGAATTAGGGGAAGCCTTTTGTGCTGGGTGCGCTAAGAGATTGCTCATGTCCTACCTGATCGGGGGCAGGAGCCGACGCGTGCAAGCTGCGGTGCGCTGGGTTGGGCTGCACGGACTGCCCCAGCTTGGCAGTGGATGCCTGCCGATCTCATCCCGGTGTCGTGTCGTCTCGATCTCATCGCGGTGCCATCCCTGCAGTTTGCGCCAACCCCAAGATGACACTGAACCAAAGCCCCAGCGGCCAGCGCTATATATATCCCCTCCCCGTCCCGCTCTTCCACCCCACCACCCACATCGCGTACCTCGCAACCAAGAGCATAATTGATTTGCTACCAATATTTGACTTGCCAAATGTTAGGACTGCCTACTATTGGCAATACCGAGATTTACTAACTGTTAGCAACTTTATGTGAAAGAGGCAAAACAATTCGTAGCCAACCAAATAGTTGCCAATATTTGACACAATGCCAAACATTGGCATGCCAATTTTTGGCAGCAAACCAATTATGCTCCAAGTCTGCCAGGTGCCGAGTCCCTGCCAGCTGAGAGCTAGCAGCAGCAAGCGAACCAACGCACCCCCGGTCGCTCGCCGGAGCCAAGAAAGGCAACGCAACATGTGCAACGTCATCACGATCCCGTCGGTAGCGTGGCTGCGCCGCGCCGTGCGCCGGTGGCGGGCCCGCCGCTCCACCTCCGCTACGGTTCCGTCGGGGCACGCCGCGGTCTGCGCGGAGGGCGCGCGGTTCATGGTGCGGCTGGCGCACCTGAGCCACCCGGCTTTCCTGGAGCTGCTCCGGCAGGCGGAGGAGGAGTACGGCTTCCCGTCCGGCGCCTCCGGCCCCGTCGCGCTCCCCTGCGACGAGCACCGCCTCCGCGACGTCCTCCGCCGCGTCTCTTCGTCGTCCCACTCCGAGGAGCCCCGCCGCTCCACcttctgccgccgccgccgcggcgacTCGCGGCCGCTGCTGCAGGAGATCGCCTTCCCGTGAGCGCGCGCGCCGCGGCATCGAAGGATCTGGCGACAGAGCACACCCAGTTTCTGCCGCGCGCAACGGCAGCAGCTGGTGACAGACACGGTCCCCCGGAGGAGTACGCACAGCAAGCGCCGAAACGCTGATCCGAAAGGCCGGCGTGCTCCTCTGCGCTGCGTAATGCCGGCAATCGGACACGCACATACTTGAGCTGGGTGGTACAGTATGTGATGGTACTAGCTAGTAACTGATTGAAGAAGGCGACATTTTTTTGGGATTGTTTTCTCAGTAACTATTCTACTCGTCTGCGCAACTCCTTGCCGAGGCATACGAGTAAATTAATTAACTAATAAAGATTGATCGATTGTTCTTGTTGTGCATGGAATTTGTTATCGTTCGTGATTCATGCATGTCTTCGACATGTGACGTGGCGAAACTTGTCATGCCGTTAATCATTAGCCTGCTTTTCCGAAATTTAATCATTGGCATGAACTTTGAAGATAAAGACATTGATTTCGTTAATGAAATCCCAAGTCAAGCACTCTCTTTAAAGAAAACATTAGCAGGCTAGCTATCCAGAGAATTAGCTTGAAAACAAGTGTCACGCTAGCAGGACTACAATTATCTGCAAGGTTTGCTTGCACGGCCGCGCCACGTTGCCGGCGGCGACCAGCGGACAGGTGGACTGGTTTTAGGCATTTCATGCGTGCAATCCGAACGAAACCTCACATTACATGTTGATTAGGAACTCATGCACGTGCTCATGGCAAGTAAAAACAGGACATGCAACGGCGAGCATGTATGCCAGAATCTCAACCTCTTGTCCTGTAGGGCGACCAGGTGACTTGACTGAACGAATAAGGTTCAGATCCACACACCGGCCAGGCGCCAGCCATACGCTATTCTTATCTACCGATCCAGCGTCAGAGATCGAGCGAAACACGGCGGCGCCACGTAGTGAGGCAACCGTAACACACAAACTGTTCATGGAGTCTGTTGTTTTTACATGCCTCTGCGTGCAGATATTGGTGCTGATTCCCAGTCCAATCTTGAATGCATTTTCTATCGGACAGAACGGGACAAAGAGCTCGGCTGAAGCCACGCAGGGTCTGTCTGACGATTCTGAAACTCACGCGGCTCCCTGTCTCCTCCCACCTCGCTCCTTCCTGCGCGTGCGTGGTGAGTAAGTAGTAAAAACAGGACAAAAGAACAGGCGTGTCAGACGACGAACCTCCTGCATGCAGTGCAACCAGTCGCCGAGTCAGCTGAAACTCACCGACCATCATTTCCCGTCGATCGACTGACCAGCACACTGGCATCCTGCGACAGGCTAAAGTATTCCGTTCGTTTCTAAATAATAAGTCTTCGTAAAGATTTTATTATGGACAATACATGGATTTATGCAGATGCATTTTAAAGTGTAAAAGGGTGTTTGGATCCAAgtgacttattttagtctgactaaaagtAGTCTCTTTAAggggctaaagttccaagcacccctgactaaaagAGGCTAAAACAAGTCTTGAGACTAAAAcattttagtcaggggtacccctactaaatgtggattagtcctctttcttctcatttaactcctctcctttaagacatgcgagttctggattggagggtttggaggataataaatgatcattaacttgattttagtctatttagtatttggatccaagcatggatGAGGCTAACAAGTTTTAGTCCCATTACTTTTAGTCATGAGACTAAAatgtatccaagcaccctctaaatTCATTCATTCTGCCTCGTaagtagttcatagtgaaatctCTACGAAGATATATTTAGAAACAAAGGGAGTATGGTAGTACTACGCGGGCTTGATCGGTCGACCGGCGGGCAGGTAGGCGTCTACGGTggcttcgtaaatctcaagatgatatgctgGTTCAGTCTTTTATAGATGCTTATAGagatagggtgtgcgtgtgtgcgttcatagaggtgagtgcatgcgcgtgtatatgagcgcttgtgtccgTACTGATACTCAAAAGAAAAAAGGTAGGTACGTGTCACGGCGCGGGGCCGTCGCCTGCACATGCAGGGAATCCCGGCCGCAGCGGGGCCGATGATCACGGCGTCCCGTGGACTGATCGACTGTTCCAACCCAAATCCGTGCGTCCGGCGTCCCGTCTAATCTCGAGATAACGATCACACCGGTGCATGTGCGTGAACAATGCGTTCGAGAGGTAGACGGCCGTCTTACTCTCACTGTACATGTGTACAGTGTAGGATACCGGTCGTATACAGTATGTACACGCGTGA contains:
- the LOC125534294 gene encoding auxin-responsive protein SAUR36-like, whose translation is MPNIGMPIFGSKPIMLQVCQVPSPCQLRASSSKRTNAPPVARRSQERQRNMCNVITIPSVAWLRRAVRRWRARRSTSATVPSGHAAVCAEGARFMVRLAHLSHPAFLELLRQAEEEYGFPSGASGPVALPCDEHRLRDVLRRVSSSSHSEEPRRSTFCRRRRGDSRPLLQEIAFP